The DNA window CACCATGTTCTGGTCTTCTGTGGTTTTTAGTCAGATCCCATGTATCAAGGCAGTTTTGTTGATTTAATATTTATCGCAGAGTATGTGCCCAAATTCTCtaaatttattgattttgttCCCATTTGGCTGATCAATGTGAAAGAGCTGATAAATTCTAGGTGTTTGAAAATCCTTTATGTATCGTTCAATGAGAATGTTACAGTTTCCCAAATCTGTTATTCGAAGAATTATTCAATTAAGCACTCCATTTCTGACAATAGTAATTTTATTCATACTCTGATTATCATAGAGGCGTAAATTATCGTAACCCCTTAGATTTGAAAATAGATGCTACTGCACCAGTTGAATCTTAGGGGACAGTGAAGAGAAATTGATTGTGTCTGCTCGTCTCTGATCATTATCAGGTTTCCCATGTAGGTTTTCGTTCAATGTAGGTTTTTTGTCAGCTTTTTGTGCTCTTTCCGAAGCAAGCATCTGCGTCTTTTGGAATTTGAATCGCAATTTAAGAATGGAAGCGATGCCTGTTCTCTTGTTAGGAATAACATAGCAGATTTCTCTTCTTCATTTGAGACTGTACAAATCCTATTTTTCTGCATTTATGTGCTTTTACTCTCCTCAGATATGAAGCAATAATTGCGCAGTAATGTAgtgtttttttatcaatatCTTTGAAGCGCAGCACTTAGCCACTAATTACCCTTCCTTGCCCTTTAAGCATTGAACACGTCTCACGAAGTTTCCCGGTTTGCTGGGGCTGTGTcaggatttctttttcatcgaagttgaaattttgaagcgttaAAGATGTGGTTTTAGGATTGTAATTTACTGAGGAATATTTTGATACCATAATAAATTTTACACATTCCTATtgttaacttttaaaaaaatctaatccTACAGCATCACAAACCTAGCCAGGGTACAGTGGAAAATAGACACACACCTTTTTCATTTATGCCTGCTAGGGCTTCATGACCCTAAACTTGACTCCTTTAAGAGAAATGAGTGTAAGGCCgtacttttcatttaaattttgattctaTCGACTGTCTTTACCTTTTAAAGGTGAGGGAGAACTATCggttcatgaatatttttctctttcttctcatCAAGGAACCCCCTAAGTAATTCATCGATCCTAAATACTGTCTTGTCATAATCATGTTTTCTATCCATTGTATGTTCCTATTTTTCCTTATGCCTTGTTTTTGCTAGgtactttttaaaaacttgCACAGCAGTtgttaattttgcaactttttttgtgttaattttttatttgttgaagAAATATTAATCTGAATGTGGCTGTGTGTGCTCTAGCCTACACCctgccaaaattatttttctaaaattgcatTCTAAAATGCTCAGTACTTTTTCTTTGGGAGTTACTCAGGTTTTTCTTATTAATTTCATAATAGCTGTGAGGGAACGTGAGTAATAATATGTAAAAATTTGTGCTGGATTATATGTTTCTATCTCCAAATCCTGTCTTTTTATAGAAATTTCCTGTTAAACTCCATTCcctgtctcaaaattttggtgTGTTTCGTTAAATACTCCTCTCAAATTATTATTACTCATTGTCTCATGGTGAAAGGAGATCACTGACTACAATGCAACAAGTGATGATTGATACACTCATAATATGCTACGAAATTTTAACATCACAAGGCATATGCCTAAATTAAGTAATGGACAATAGAACTAAGTCCAGAGGAAAAGAACTAACGAATGTGTCAGGGAACTCAATCTCATTTCAGATTGTTTCGTCGAACCCGATTGTGAAGAATAAAGATTTAAAGAAGGGAATTTTTTTGCCCATTTTACCTCCtgagttttcttcaaattttttttctgacttaAGGAACTAGGGAAGATCgaaggaattaaaaaaataagctgCTAAATCATGTAAAAGATCTTGAAGTCCCATTTCAGTTGGTATGtgtacttcaaaattttcagaattctgTGACATCCTTTCACAAGTTTGGCAAGTTGTAAAATCGAGAATACTCTCATTCTCTGACAATTGTTTTCTTTGTACATGATACTAATTGAATTTCTGAACAATGCTAATTCCTGATTTCTGCAATTCCAATTCATTTGTTTGTTCAATGATCCTTCGGGTGCATCGTTGCACACCAGCTACATGCAAGTAGGAGTTGACCCTATCGTAATTACCATCTGtgtcatttaatttcaaaaaattatttctttgttttttctgttCACAGATGTTGCTAAGTCAGCACTATGAAAAACATCCCATCTTGATTCTGAAGGATATTAAATTCCAAGAACTAAAATCCATGTTGGACTACATGTATCGAGGGGAAGTGAATATTTCCCAAGAGCAGCTTGGAACATTCCTGAAGGCTGCAGAATCTCTTCAAATCAAAGGTTTGACAGACAGTGGAGGTGGAATCGATACAAAGGAGGACATGCCCATTATACCGCTCAAACGTCATGGAGACAACCGAAAATCCATACCGCTTGCCTCTGCCCTGCGGCGATCACCTCCTCACACAGTCAATCATCGTTGGTCAAATGATGTTTCGGACACATTTTCACGGTCATCTGGATCTGTCAGAGAAGGAAGCATGTCTCCCACACCGCGCAAGAGGAAACGAAGCCAAAAGCCAAATGGTGAAGATCCTGTGTACATGAATAATCAAACCGACGAAGTCAGTGAAAATGTGAAAACAAGTTTAAACGATTCTGAGTCTGCCATTTCCGCAAATTCGCCAGTGCCTTTAACTAATAGTAATAATAACAATTCTAGCAGTAATAACAGTAATAATAGTAATCCAAATAGcaacaacaataacaacaacaatGTTAGCCCCAACAATAAtaacaataacaacaacaatctaaacaataataataacaacaacaacaaaattttagaaaaaaagtcgTTGGAAAGTGTTGTTACTGAATTAAAATTGCAGAATAATAACGATATTATTGGTTCggataaaaaaattgtgagcGACAGTGCCTCAGACGGGAAAGATAGTGGCGTTGACGGCATGAAGCCGCCAAAACATGAACTCTCGGACGAAGTGAACTACGAGGATAGTGTTGAAGATATGGGTcttgaggaagaagaagaagaattggACGAACCGGACGCATCTCAAGCAGGACCTTCAAATACCCATGCACCAGGTATTCTTCTATTTTCCTTTACATCCTGTttagtacaattttttttacctctcgAAGGGAGctgctaaaaaaatatttttgcaaattctccaaattGATGTTACCTTggaaaatatccaaattttgaaaaaaggttaaagaaaattaataaaaaaaaaatacataacaaAACCTTGAAACTTTCTAATGTACGATATTTGTTGAGATAGGTACTTGCGACTTTTTAGCAGATGAATCCTGTGACCCTTTATGAAGGATATCCAGGAAAGTTACAGaagaataaaattgtaaaattactTTACCACCAATAACCACATAGAGAATCACAAAATAGAATTAGATTTAATCTTAACATGTGAATGAAAGTGTCTTTCATGACACTAAAAACTTCTAAATTCAAAGTTTAAAACCCTCAAGCCTCATTTGtactcttttcaattttctctggAAAGGAAGTAATCAtggagatatttttttaaatatttaaaagcaATAACTCATTGGCAGATGAATGTATTTATTCTGGTTTGAAAGCATAGGCTCTTTTTTTCGCCCAACTGCTTGTCTAAGAGCTTAATTTTTAGAGCTAAATTTTGGGTCTGTTGCTAAATGAGTGCCAAGTCGTAAAATTATCTAGCAGCGTCGCGTGGGTGATACTTTCTATTTTATTAAGACTATTCAATTTCCCTAATAATCTAAGTgtcatgaataaaaaaaactacCATCTTTTAAATCTTAGTGATGGGATCCTTTCAATTACCATTAAGTTTTCTccatgtgaatttttttccttcgatttataaaaaaaaatgtctctttaATAGGTGCAGGATGGCAGCTGGCAGAGTATCATCAGGACTCACTATCCAGCAGTCAGCAAGACTCGCAAGGTAGGATTGCCTTAATGCCTTTTCTAGCAGTTCATTTCAGACATGTCAGCATCTAAGATTCCTATCCTTTGTCCTTGTCCCAATCAATTTCTCAAGTGGACacgaataaattattttcttttattccaataaaaattggttttaaTGGACCTCGCGAGTAATTGCACCTTAATAATAAACGCGGCTATTTTATTCAAACCAGTCTCAAAACTCAAATCATGCttgaatccatttttttttcactaaaatgagagaaaatatgCCAAATCCAATAGAATTACTCCATTAGGGTGATGTACCCAGTCAAAGTTTGATGATTCATTCAATAGTCTTTAATTCTAATATTATATTCtaaattccaaaaaaacaacGAACAAAAGGCAgtggcttttttttcttttcacatagttgtattcttattttttttcttgtttccctTGGCAATTCGTAAATGGCTTGGAGCATAATTCTGAGTTTGAGAAACGGTGAATTTGTGTGATATTTATTATGTAAAATCTCATCAATCAAAGAATCTATAGTGTTCAGTGCCTTTGGAAGTGAATCGCAAAATTTAATGGACTAGCCTCCAGTGTGttcttaaattctttttttttccgaagcAAGTGGCTTTTCAGAATAgcaaaagtgaaatttttagtgaacCTACTTTGCTCTTTCCTCAATCCTGCTTAGATGGACATGTCTTTTTCTCCTTAcactcatcatttttttctttttttcattctagttattttttaaaacattgtttAATACTGAGTGCTTGAATGACTGGAGGAAAGGGTGGGCTCAGGTGTTCTTAGTCTGAAGCAATAAAAGGGAAAATAACATGAAGgcatcaaacaaaaaaaaaacttttatgaaGTGAGGAGTTTAAAGTATATAGCACTTCAAGTTTATTTGctccaatattttatttttcaaatcaaggTGCCTAATATTTTTTAAGGGCCTCCAACCAGTTTTGAATTCTTTGGTTTTCaagagtaaaattttttaacttaattgAAACCTCCCTTTTAactctcatcaaatttttcgaaaagtaTAAGTCCAAATACCTTATAAATGAGACATGCTCAAAGGGTTAACACCAGATGAAGGAATAGATGTGAGAGCCCTAGTGAATAAATAACCTTCATGGCCTTCAATGGGACCAAGTGCTATGTTTTTTCAGCCTCAACATTAAACCCtgtttttctccgttttttccctcaatttttttttagccctatctgtgtttgtttattttgttttttaattactGTTTTCGGTTTTtctattattcattttttatcatagtTGCAGAAATATCCCCTCTCTCCTATCGGTTTGAAGTCTTACTCTGCAAAAAATCGTAATTTAGAAAGTTCATCACTTATGGCACCCAAGAGATTCTTCTAATATGCACAGTGCAATCCATTACATATGCCATATACTTTAGCAAACATCTAGTTGGACTTACTTATCGATTTACAATTTCCGTCCTCTTTTCCACCACCTCcttaaatgttttttaaattgagattaATCGGTCCTTTGATTTTTTAAGTCCCGGAAATTGAAGATTTTACTATCTCTTGAGATTTGAGTGACTCCAGTATGGAACCTCGTCGAATCATAGGAACTTAATTAATGCATCATGTACCCCATGCGTTGCACTAACTTAATAGCAATGCTTTTCAAACCATTCTAAATGCCTCGGAAAAATTTTATCCGATCATTTTTGTCTCTACTATTGCCCCTTTATTCCAAATGATGAAGGGTGTCTTTCATTCGGTTGGAGTCTGATATCTCCATAACGAAAGGAAGATGAAAGTTGCAACTTGCTTTCTCTTTCAAGAATA is part of the Bemisia tabaci chromosome 1, PGI_BMITA_v3 genome and encodes:
- the LOC109037167 gene encoding uncharacterized protein isoform X6; amino-acid sequence: MSSNQQFCLRWNNHQSTLISVFDALLESGTLVDCTLAAEGQYLKAHKVVLSACSPYLGMLLSQHYEKHPILILKDIKFQELKSMLDYMYRGEVNISQEQLGTFLKAAESLQIKGLTDSGGGIDTKEDMPIIPLKRHGDNRKSIPLASALRRSPPHTVNHRWSNDVSDTFSRSSGSVREGSMSPTPRKRKRSQKPNGEDPVYMNNQTDEVSENVKTSLNDSESAISANSPVPLTNSNNNNSSSNNSNNSNPNSNNNNNNNVSPNNNNNNNNNLNNNNNNNNKILEKKSLESVVTELKLQNNNDIIGSDKKIVSDSASDGKDSGVDGMKPPKHELSDEVNYEDSVEDMGLEEEEEELDEPDASQAGPSNTHAPGAGWQLAEYHQDSLSSSQQDSQDCHYWGVDDVAMNFPGVKEPKSGGCFVCVHCQKSYMNRASLSRHQTRECGKTPSFECSLCSYRTHHRHNLKRHLMFTHMVEPKDADAEKTS
- the LOC109037167 gene encoding uncharacterized protein isoform X7 — translated: MSSNQQFCLRWNNHQSTLISVFDALLESGTLVDCTLAAEGQYLKAHKVVLSACSPYLGMLLSQHYEKHPILILKDIKFQELKSMLDYMYRGEVNISQEQLGTFLKAAESLQIKGLTDSGGGIDTKEDMPIIPLKRHGDNRKSIPLASALRRSPPHTVNHRWSNDVSDTFSRSSGSVREGSMSPTPRKRKRSQKPNGEDPVYMNNQTDEVSENVKTSLNDSESAISANSPVPLTNSNNNNSSSNNSNNSNPNSNNNNNNNVSPNNNNNNNNNLNNNNNNNNKILEKKSLESVVTELKLQNNNDIIGSDKKIVSDSASDGKDSGVDGMKPPKHELSDEVNYEDSVEDMGLEEEEEELDEPDASQAGPSNTHAPGAGWQLAEYHQDSLSSSQQDSQGPWDEIGEFYCGACGKGFRKKAIMKKHSRYHCGAGRKQLYCKLCGKCYTRPDTLKEHILNKHFVGPGHPGEHDLCDPPEEDP
- the LOC109037167 gene encoding uncharacterized protein isoform X5 — encoded protein: MSSNQQFCLRWNNHQSTLISVFDALLESGTLVDCTLAAEGQYLKAHKVVLSACSPYLGMLLSQHYEKHPILILKDIKFQELKSMLDYMYRGEVNISQEQLGTFLKAAESLQIKGLTDSGGGIDTKEDMPIIPLKRHGDNRKSIPLASALRRSPPHTVNHRWSNDVSDTFSRSSGSVREGSMSPTPRKRKRSQKPNGEDPVYMNNQTDEVSENVKTSLNDSESAISANSPVPLTNSNNNNSSSNNSNNSNPNSNNNNNNNVSPNNNNNNNNNLNNNNNNNNKILEKKSLESVVTELKLQNNNDIIGSDKKIVSDSASDGKDSGVDGMKPPKHELSDEVNYEDSVEDMGLEEEEEELDEPDASQAGPSNTHAPGAGWQLAEYHQDSLSSSQQDSQDFAMFTLDGRPLHLPEPQPMQLAQSVRDRERVFPCKKCNKCYQNVGSLWRHERYECGKEPAYQCTLCGYKSAHKHNLKKHYMLRHNPDKPDFLHQIEY
- the LOC109037167 gene encoding uncharacterized protein isoform X4, whose amino-acid sequence is MSSNQQFCLRWNNHQSTLISVFDALLESGTLVDCTLAAEGQYLKAHKVVLSACSPYLGMLLSQHYEKHPILILKDIKFQELKSMLDYMYRGEVNISQEQLGTFLKAAESLQIKGLTDSGGGIDTKEDMPIIPLKRHGDNRKSIPLASALRRSPPHTVNHRWSNDVSDTFSRSSGSVREGSMSPTPRKRKRSQKPNGEDPVYMNNQTDEVSENVKTSLNDSESAISANSPVPLTNSNNNNSSSNNSNNSNPNSNNNNNNNVSPNNNNNNNNNLNNNNNNNNKILEKKSLESVVTELKLQNNNDIIGSDKKIVSDSASDGKDSGVDGMKPPKHELSDEVNYEDSVEDMGLEEEEEELDEPDASQAGPSNTHAPGAGWQLAEYHQDSLSSSQQDSQELMMFALTAGAEHQRHVCPQCGRTYKWRSSLKSHLQNECGKEPKCICPYCTYRCKVRSNLLKHLRNYHKSAISPGAPTGTAPTAPPSPSPLITPPPYHNYPR
- the LOC109037167 gene encoding uncharacterized protein isoform X2; translation: MSSNQQFCLRWNNHQSTLISVFDALLESGTLVDCTLAAEGQYLKAHKVVLSACSPYLGMLLSQHYEKHPILILKDIKFQELKSMLDYMYRGEVNISQEQLGTFLKAAESLQIKGLTDSGGGIDTKEDMPIIPLKRHGDNRKSIPLASALRRSPPHTVNHRWSNDVSDTFSRSSGSVREGSMSPTPRKRKRSQKPNGEDPVYMNNQTDEVSENVKTSLNDSESAISANSPVPLTNSNNNNSSSNNSNNSNPNSNNNNNNNVSPNNNNNNNNNLNNNNNNNNKILEKKSLESVVTELKLQNNNDIIGSDKKIVSDSASDGKDSGVDGMKPPKHELSDEVNYEDSVEDMGLEEEEEELDEPDASQAGPSNTHAPGAGWQLAEYHQDSLSSSQQDSQDLNDKPWMKNHYYQITKWEAWSAAHPTVPSLLCGVVPYSPTRGNTQEVESPKGVECPKCGRYYKLKSSLRNHQKWECGKDPQFQCPYCNYRAKQKMHVARHIERMHREKLGMVETN
- the LOC109037167 gene encoding uncharacterized protein isoform X3, translating into MSSNQQFCLRWNNHQSTLISVFDALLESGTLVDCTLAAEGQYLKAHKVVLSACSPYLGMLLSQHYEKHPILILKDIKFQELKSMLDYMYRGEVNISQEQLGTFLKAAESLQIKGLTDSGGGIDTKEDMPIIPLKRHGDNRKSIPLASALRRSPPHTVNHRWSNDVSDTFSRSSGSVREGSMSPTPRKRKRSQKPNGEDPVYMNNQTDEVSENVKTSLNDSESAISANSPVPLTNSNNNNSSSNNSNNSNPNSNNNNNNNVSPNNNNNNNNNLNNNNNNNNKILEKKSLESVVTELKLQNNNDIIGSDKKIVSDSASDGKDSGVDGMKPPKHELSDEVNYEDSVEDMGLEEEEEELDEPDASQAGPSNTHAPGAGWQLAEYHQDSLSSSQQDSQDALYPATRYLITSTDMDGAESMDYFTMGVRTPRTLLAALSTPPLLEKSEAESLQKNIECNKCGRMYKLKSSLLNHQRWECGKDPQFKCTLCDYKAKQKAHLLTHIKYRHKHD
- the LOC109037167 gene encoding uncharacterized protein isoform X1; protein product: MSSNQQFCLRWNNHQSTLISVFDALLESGTLVDCTLAAEGQYLKAHKVVLSACSPYLGMLLSQHYEKHPILILKDIKFQELKSMLDYMYRGEVNISQEQLGTFLKAAESLQIKGLTDSGGGIDTKEDMPIIPLKRHGDNRKSIPLASALRRSPPHTVNHRWSNDVSDTFSRSSGSVREGSMSPTPRKRKRSQKPNGEDPVYMNNQTDEVSENVKTSLNDSESAISANSPVPLTNSNNNNSSSNNSNNSNPNSNNNNNNNVSPNNNNNNNNNLNNNNNNNNKILEKKSLESVVTELKLQNNNDIIGSDKKIVSDSASDGKDSGVDGMKPPKHELSDEVNYEDSVEDMGLEEEEEELDEPDASQAGPSNTHAPGAGWQLAEYHQDSLSSSQQDSQDVPRRDGKVLQVKSTNELECIKCDQCGKRYQWKQSLLRHIRENRCDRGPAHACNRCGESFKHKTRLFRHAVVCGTGLEPGPPLPMVVNVAPRGLDNLDPLDLDPLELEMDAREDDQQSLHVPIITPKKLLIALRPPTPGPTPGRRDSDADANSDDDASDAESAVQLD